DNA sequence from the Hoylesella buccalis ATCC 35310 genome:
TGTACGCTTGGGACAGAGCGCACAGCAAAACGTCGAGATTACCGTCAGAAATATTGTCAAAGATGGCGGACGCCTTTCTACGTTGTTGGATAAGTTGGCAGCCATCAGCAACGTGGAACTCAATGAAATCAGCTTTGACATCGACCAGAAAACAGATTTGTTCAAGAAAAGTCGCGAACTGGCTTATCGCAAAGCGCATGAAAAGGCCGAACAGTATGCAGCATTATGTGGCAGGAAGTTGGGCAAGGTGATTACCATTGTAGAAAACAGCGGAGATGACGTCTCGTCTGCCTTGTTGAGTAATCGTGCAAAACTTGAGTACAAATCAAACGACATGGCGACAGTTCCAACCGGTCAAAACGAAATCAGCACAGATGTTCAGGTGGTCTTCTCATTGAAATAGGGAGGCAACCTACATCCTGTGTTTGCAAACACTCTAATGATACAAATGTTTGTTGTCAAGAAAATTCGTGCATATTGAATGTCATGTTTCTTGTTTTTTAACCGTTCAACCATATACATTGCATCTTGTTAGCGCTTGGCTACTTTTTTGTTAACGTAAACCGTATGGCTTGATGTAAAAATTAAAATGTAATCTAAAAACTTGGCTGTTTGATAAATAAGTCGTAATTTTGCACCCGCATTTGGTGGCGTGATGTCACCATGCAACATAATAAACTATAAACAATTAAATACAACAACATGATTATCGTACCAGTAAAAGAT
Encoded proteins:
- a CDS encoding SIMPL domain-containing protein, with protein sequence MKRMTMYAVGMALMGLSLVSCSTSSGEKQNTVAVMGTGTVKAQPDMAQINVSFAHTAATTQEAKKLADQTLKAITKILQEEKIDIKNLKTTALSYQADYEYRNGRRVRLGQSAQQNVEITVRNIVKDGGRLSTLLDKLAAISNVELNEISFDIDQKTDLFKKSRELAYRKAHEKAEQYAALCGRKLGKVITIVENSGDDVSSALLSNRAKLEYKSNDMATVPTGQNEISTDVQVVFSLK